From a single Lactococcus carnosus genomic region:
- a CDS encoding ABC transporter ATP-binding protein, translated as MDSIKWVWQYAKVYRWRIILAVLLVAIVSGLSIIFPLLGGELVDVVIDQGKTEWLLPILGGMIGITVFRIILRYAYQILFEVIGQNTLYKIREDLYVKLQEMDFGFFNQTRVGDIMARMTGDTDAIRHFVSWVVYTLLENALLFIAAVVVMASIDWRLMLALLAVTPLIAYLTSRMSRQASPLFYEIRESFSRLNSMVEENISGNRVVKAFTREAFEIEKFNAHNDDFRQRNIDSAEVSRKYLPILDSLAGCLAIITLVLGGYFVINGQMTLGNLVTFNGVLWMINMPMRMSGWLINDVQRFVASSFKIRDMLNSETKIPLVSEKSAKTLKGYVDFEDVSFHFADDPETEILSHVSLKAAPGQTIGILGETGSGKSTLVNLIARFYDPTSGVVKLDGIDARKWHVRQLRNHIALVMQDIFLFSDTIAENIAFGVPGADGDEVKKMARIADANHFIEQMPEGYETIVGERGVGLSGGQKQRISLARALMKDPAILILDDTTSAVDMETETRIQEELDQITSDKTTFIIAHRVSSVKEADEIIIMAHGKIVERGTHDSLLAKKGYYYDVYNKQLGNFGIEMEEVTNG; from the coding sequence ATGGATAGTATTAAATGGGTTTGGCAGTATGCCAAAGTTTACAGATGGCGGATCATCTTAGCTGTGCTACTCGTGGCTATCGTGTCGGGTTTATCTATTATTTTTCCGCTCCTTGGGGGCGAGTTAGTTGACGTCGTGATTGATCAAGGGAAAACGGAGTGGTTGCTTCCGATTCTAGGTGGCATGATTGGGATAACAGTTTTTCGGATTATCTTGCGCTATGCTTATCAGATTCTGTTTGAGGTGATTGGTCAAAATACACTTTATAAAATCCGTGAGGATTTATATGTTAAGTTGCAAGAGATGGATTTTGGTTTCTTTAATCAAACGCGAGTAGGAGATATTATGGCACGTATGACAGGTGATACGGATGCCATTCGTCACTTTGTTTCGTGGGTTGTTTATACCTTATTGGAAAACGCTTTGTTGTTCATCGCAGCAGTGGTTGTGATGGCAAGTATTGATTGGCGGTTGATGTTAGCCCTGCTTGCAGTTACCCCTTTGATTGCATATCTGACGAGCAGGATGTCGCGTCAAGCAAGTCCTCTGTTCTATGAAATTCGTGAGAGTTTTTCTAGGCTCAACTCCATGGTGGAGGAGAATATTAGTGGCAATAGAGTGGTCAAAGCATTCACACGTGAGGCATTTGAAATCGAGAAATTTAATGCCCACAATGATGACTTTAGACAGCGTAACATCGATTCAGCTGAGGTATCTAGAAAATACTTACCGATACTAGACTCTCTGGCGGGCTGTCTAGCCATTATTACCCTTGTTTTAGGTGGTTACTTCGTGATTAATGGCCAGATGACCCTAGGGAATCTGGTCACTTTTAACGGTGTTTTATGGATGATTAATATGCCAATGCGGATGAGTGGTTGGTTGATCAATGATGTTCAACGATTTGTTGCGTCATCCTTTAAAATTCGAGACATGTTAAACTCAGAAACAAAAATTCCACTTGTATCTGAAAAATCAGCGAAAACTTTAAAAGGCTATGTTGATTTTGAGGATGTATCCTTTCACTTTGCTGACGATCCAGAAACAGAGATTTTATCACATGTCTCTCTAAAGGCCGCACCTGGTCAAACGATCGGTATCCTCGGGGAAACAGGGTCGGGTAAATCGACACTAGTTAATCTTATCGCCCGTTTCTATGATCCGACTTCTGGTGTGGTGAAACTGGATGGTATTGACGCTAGAAAGTGGCATGTCAGACAGCTCCGCAACCATATCGCACTGGTCATGCAAGATATCTTTTTATTTTCTGATACGATTGCAGAAAACATTGCATTTGGTGTACCAGGTGCAGATGGTGATGAGGTCAAGAAAATGGCGCGTATAGCAGATGCCAATCATTTTATTGAGCAGATGCCAGAAGGCTATGAGACGATTGTAGGAGAACGTGGTGTTGGCTTATCTGGTGGTCAAAAACAACGTATTTCCTTAGCGCGTGCCTTGATGAAAGATCCAGCAATCTTGATTTTAGATGATACAACGTCAGCCGTTGATATGGAGACAGAGACTAGAATTCAAGAAGAGTTAGACCAAATTACGTCTGATAAGACAACCTTTATCATCGCCCACCGTGTGTCATCTGTTAAAGAAGCTGACGAAATTATTATCATGGCACATGGCAAAATTGTAGAGCGTGGGACACACGACAGCCTTTTGGCGAAAAAAGGCTATTACTATGATGTCTATAATAAACAACTCGGTAACTTTGGGATAGAAATGGAGGAGGTAACTAATGGCTAG
- a CDS encoding ABC transporter ATP-binding protein, producing the protein MARNKFDVDETLEESFNAAHFKRLLNYIVPYKKTVYRTLSVIFLANIAAMLGPFFTKLVIDDVIPQKNLGMLGLLAIGFTLSVIVTGWCMRYRIRTITVLGQDVLKDMRSDIFEHLQKLPFAYFDSRPHGKILIRVVNYINSLSDLLSNGLINLISDMLSVVVTLLFMFAIDFKLTLYSLALLPVLFVFVMLIKNAQRKAYQNLSNKQSNMNAYIHESISGIKVTQSFSRENENFNIFSEVSQGYRKSWMKAIYIQFLLWPGVQTVSVLTTCLIYFIGIKKLGVEVSTGTLIAFIGYIKNFWDPVINIGNFYNSLITATAYLERIFETLDVQPEIEDAPDAFVLPPIKGDVAFNHVTFGYETGKEILKDIKFHVTPGESIALVGPTGAGKTTVINLLSRFYDIDAGEILIDGVDIRRATLTSLRQQMGVMLQDTFIFSGTVLENIRYGRLDASEAEVVAAAKVVRAHDFIVELRDGYHTEVKERGSTLSAGQRQLISFARALLANPKILILDEATSSIDTKTESLLQDGLDRLLVGRTSFIIAHRLSTIKNSDRIFYIDKGGVQESGSHDNLMALKGNYYHLYQSQFDLLQQ; encoded by the coding sequence ATGGCTAGAAATAAATTTGACGTCGATGAAACCCTGGAAGAATCCTTTAATGCTGCACATTTCAAACGCTTGCTTAACTATATCGTGCCCTATAAAAAAACAGTCTATCGGACATTATCAGTTATTTTTCTGGCCAATATCGCAGCCATGTTAGGACCGTTCTTCACTAAATTAGTGATAGATGATGTCATTCCTCAAAAAAATCTAGGTATGCTAGGACTTCTGGCAATCGGGTTTACCTTATCTGTCATCGTAACAGGTTGGTGCATGCGCTACCGGATTCGAACGATTACGGTGCTGGGTCAGGACGTTTTAAAGGATATGCGCTCAGATATTTTTGAGCATTTACAGAAATTACCGTTTGCTTACTTTGATAGTCGTCCCCATGGTAAAATTTTAATTCGGGTGGTCAACTACATCAACTCCTTAAGTGATTTATTGTCAAATGGCTTGATCAACCTCATCTCAGATATGTTGAGTGTGGTCGTCACCTTGCTATTCATGTTTGCCATCGACTTTAAGTTAACACTATACAGTTTAGCTTTGCTACCTGTTTTGTTTGTATTTGTCATGCTGATCAAGAATGCCCAGCGTAAGGCCTATCAAAATTTGAGTAATAAGCAATCTAATATGAATGCCTACATCCATGAAAGTATTTCAGGAATCAAGGTGACGCAGTCATTCTCACGTGAAAATGAAAATTTCAACATTTTCTCTGAGGTCAGTCAGGGCTATCGGAAATCCTGGATGAAAGCAATTTATATCCAGTTTCTTTTATGGCCTGGTGTGCAAACTGTTTCAGTTTTGACAACCTGTCTCATCTATTTCATCGGCATTAAAAAGTTAGGTGTAGAGGTTTCGACAGGTACCCTAATTGCTTTTATTGGCTATATCAAGAACTTTTGGGATCCAGTGATTAATATCGGAAATTTCTATAATTCCCTGATTACAGCAACAGCTTATTTAGAACGTATTTTTGAAACACTGGATGTCCAACCCGAGATTGAGGATGCGCCTGATGCCTTTGTCTTACCCCCTATTAAGGGAGATGTTGCCTTTAATCATGTGACATTTGGCTATGAGACAGGCAAAGAAATCTTAAAGGACATTAAGTTTCATGTGACACCAGGAGAGTCGATCGCTTTGGTTGGACCAACAGGTGCCGGTAAGACGACTGTGATTAATTTACTCAGTCGGTTCTATGATATTGATGCCGGTGAGATTTTGATAGATGGTGTCGATATTCGTCGTGCTACCTTAACGTCATTGCGCCAACAAATGGGCGTCATGCTACAAGATACGTTCATCTTTTCTGGGACAGTCTTAGAAAATATTCGGTATGGTCGGTTAGATGCGAGTGAGGCAGAAGTGGTTGCCGCAGCTAAAGTCGTCCGTGCCCATGACTTTATCGTGGAATTAAGAGATGGTTACCATACGGAAGTGAAAGAACGCGGCAGTACCTTATCTGCTGGTCAAAGACAATTAATTTCCTTTGCACGCGCACTTTTAGCCAATCCAAAAATTTTAATTCTGGATGAAGCAACTTCAAGTATCGATACAAAGACAGAAAGTCTATTACAAGACGGACTAGATCGGCTATTGGTTGGACGAACGTCCTTTATCATCGCGCATCGCTTATCAACCATAAAAAATTCTGATCGTATTTTTTATATTGATAAGGGAGGGGTTCAAGAATCGGGTAGTCATGATAATTTGATGGCCTTGAAAGGCAATTATTATCACCTCTATCAATCGCAGTTTGATCTCTTACAACAATAG
- the rpiA gene encoding ribose-5-phosphate isomerase RpiA has translation MENIKKLVGVEAAKFVKDGMIVGLGTGSTAAFFVAELGRRVAEENLQIVGVTTSSVTSEQARRLGIALKNIDDVDAIDLTVDGADEVDLALNGIKGGGAALLMEKIVATYSRDYIWIVDDAKMVTHLGAFPLPVEVVTFGYGQVFRLFEKLGFNPVVRVDASGEIVVTDMGNHIIDLHLAEIKDPERLAKLLDETVGVVEHGLFNGMVKTVIVGSASEGVKIITK, from the coding sequence ATGGAAAATATAAAAAAATTAGTTGGTGTTGAAGCGGCAAAATTTGTCAAGGATGGGATGATTGTTGGGCTAGGGACAGGGTCTACAGCAGCATTTTTTGTGGCTGAGCTTGGCAGGCGTGTTGCCGAAGAAAACTTGCAGATTGTAGGGGTCACGACGTCAAGTGTCACAAGTGAGCAGGCTCGTCGTCTTGGCATCGCCCTAAAGAACATTGATGACGTGGATGCCATCGACTTAACGGTTGATGGTGCTGATGAAGTTGACCTTGCGCTTAATGGCATAAAAGGTGGTGGTGCTGCCCTTTTGATGGAGAAAATCGTTGCCACCTATAGTCGGGACTATATTTGGATCGTAGACGATGCAAAAATGGTCACACATCTAGGTGCCTTCCCGTTACCAGTCGAGGTTGTGACATTTGGCTATGGACAGGTGTTTCGCTTATTTGAGAAGTTAGGCTTTAATCCAGTTGTTCGTGTGGATGCGAGTGGCGAGATTGTGGTAACTGACATGGGCAATCATATTATTGATCTGCATTTGGCAGAGATAAAAGATCCTGAACGATTGGCTAAATTATTAGATGAGACGGTTGGTGTTGTAGAGCATGGTCTTTTTAATGGCATGGTTAAAACAGTAATTGTTGGTAGTGCTAGCGAAGGTGTGAAAATAATCACAAAATAA
- a CDS encoding formate/nitrite transporter family protein, with product MYTPEEILEQTAATAVVKVNKPLLTKLILGFIGGAMISLGYLAYLRVGGGLAGAAVFPVGLIVILLAGGELITGNMMAVAVGYFKKRVTLSELLQNWLVITLANIVGAIFVAYAFGVLAGTLMSGAALKEALHVGQGKLTANFLTSFFSGIGCNWFVGLAVWLSYGAKDFSGKILAIWFPVMTFVAIGFQHSVANSFLIPFMIFIGHATWVDFISNFIPVYLGNIVGGAILISLFYTLAYKKH from the coding sequence ATGTACACACCGGAAGAAATTTTAGAACAAACAGCGGCAACTGCTGTCGTTAAAGTCAACAAACCGCTACTTACCAAACTGATTTTGGGATTTATCGGTGGTGCGATGATTTCACTCGGCTATTTGGCTTATCTACGGGTAGGTGGAGGTCTTGCAGGTGCTGCGGTTTTCCCAGTTGGCTTAATCGTGATTCTACTTGCAGGGGGTGAGTTGATCACGGGTAATATGATGGCAGTCGCTGTCGGTTATTTTAAAAAACGGGTTACCCTATCTGAGCTGTTGCAAAACTGGCTAGTGATCACCCTAGCTAATATAGTCGGTGCGATTTTTGTTGCTTACGCATTCGGTGTTCTAGCGGGGACCTTGATGTCTGGTGCTGCCCTAAAAGAGGCGCTTCATGTTGGTCAAGGTAAACTAACTGCTAATTTTTTGACCTCTTTCTTTTCAGGAATTGGCTGTAATTGGTTTGTTGGCTTGGCTGTTTGGTTAAGTTATGGTGCTAAAGATTTTTCAGGTAAGATACTTGCGATCTGGTTTCCAGTCATGACCTTTGTGGCGATTGGCTTCCAGCATAGTGTGGCAAATAGTTTTCTAATTCCTTTTATGATTTTTATCGGGCATGCCACTTGGGTAGACTTTATTAGTAATTTCATCCCTGTCTATCTAGGGAATATTGTAGGGGGGGCTATTTTGATTTCGTTGTTCTATACGTTAGCTTATAAGAAGCACTAA
- a CDS encoding NUDIX hydrolase, with translation MIPTFGNKLDNVDYQARYGVYGIVARHNNTEICLVQAPNGAYFLPGGEIELGEDHKKALHRELHEELGAKAKLGKFLGQADEFFYSSHRDTYYHNPAYIYETIGYEILGAPLEDFNHIDWFPVDQAILKLKRGSHKWGVTTWQDYLNSL, from the coding sequence ATGATTCCAACTTTTGGCAACAAACTTGACAATGTAGATTATCAAGCACGTTATGGTGTCTATGGTATCGTCGCACGACACAATAATACCGAGATTTGTCTCGTGCAAGCGCCGAATGGTGCTTACTTTCTACCTGGTGGTGAAATTGAACTCGGCGAAGATCACAAAAAAGCGCTACATCGAGAATTACATGAGGAGTTAGGCGCTAAGGCTAAACTGGGTAAATTTTTAGGGCAAGCAGATGAGTTTTTCTACTCATCTCATCGGGATACCTACTATCATAATCCTGCCTATATCTATGAAACAATTGGTTATGAAATATTAGGTGCACCATTAGAAGATTTTAATCATATCGACTGGTTTCCTGTCGACCAAGCTATCTTAAAACTTAAAAGAGGCAGCCATAAGTGGGGCGTAACAACTTGGCAAGACTACCTCAATTCGCTATAA
- the mreC gene encoding rod shape-determining protein MreC: protein MKKINFSKIIIIALIMIISACVAIMVSAQRYKAKQTPSAMSLAINGTVGGLDKIIGVPFDFFQDKMSDVSNLLTTYEKNASLSKQVSKLTDESVELSSLKAENKALKSALALENTLTNYEKISSNVVVRTPNAWHDVMTIDKGKSDGLKEDMIVMSNGGVVGRIVQVNKTTAKVALLTSDKALENKIPVRLGSASNPAYGLITGYDAQQNAFIVSQMSSDMTFSKGDAVMTSGLGGNSPADLTVGEIIGENKDTKGINRQVYVKPTGRFDNIQFVFVIKRGLNETNAGE, encoded by the coding sequence GTGAAAAAAATAAACTTTAGTAAAATCATCATCATAGCACTTATTATGATCATTAGTGCCTGTGTGGCAATCATGGTATCAGCACAGCGTTACAAGGCAAAGCAAACACCATCAGCCATGAGCTTGGCTATTAATGGCACAGTAGGTGGACTCGATAAAATCATTGGGGTTCCTTTTGATTTTTTTCAAGACAAGATGAGTGACGTCAGTAATTTGCTAACAACATACGAAAAAAATGCTAGCCTAAGTAAACAAGTTTCAAAATTAACGGATGAATCAGTTGAACTTAGCAGCTTAAAGGCGGAGAACAAGGCATTAAAGTCGGCGCTTGCATTAGAAAATACACTGACAAACTACGAAAAAATCTCATCAAATGTCGTTGTCAGAACGCCCAATGCTTGGCATGATGTTATGACAATCGATAAAGGCAAGTCAGATGGTTTGAAGGAAGATATGATTGTCATGAGCAATGGTGGCGTTGTTGGTCGTATCGTTCAGGTCAATAAAACAACAGCCAAAGTAGCGCTCTTAACATCTGATAAGGCCTTGGAAAACAAAATTCCAGTTAGGCTCGGTTCAGCAAGTAATCCAGCTTATGGGTTGATTACAGGCTATGATGCACAGCAAAACGCATTTATCGTCAGTCAAATGTCATCAGATATGACCTTCAGTAAGGGGGATGCCGTGATGACGTCAGGACTTGGTGGCAATTCACCAGCAGACCTAACGGTCGGTGAAATCATTGGTGAAAATAAAGACACTAAAGGGATAAATCGTCAAGTCTATGTCAAGCCAACGGGACGTTTTGATAATATTCAGTTTGTTTTTGTTATCAAACGTGGTTTAAATGAAACTAACGCAGGTGAGTGA
- the mreD gene encoding rod shape-determining protein MreD, which produces MSRFSFQFFTPLILLGLMLVDGHITQALSSTDMTVTSSLFLIFLTYSILQHSYRYMVLIAFIIGLIYDSYYIGVYGIASLLFPLIVLFVYNIRQTVFENRLTRIFTVIIIVTAFEFFSAAIMLLFQLATFNFGNYIIYEMAPSLILNVSFAVILQFPLEKFYGVTKGKRTLQPYKKM; this is translated from the coding sequence GTGAGTAGATTCTCGTTTCAATTTTTCACGCCCCTGATATTGTTAGGCCTTATGCTGGTTGATGGTCATATCACACAGGCGCTTAGTAGCACAGATATGACAGTAACATCTAGTTTATTCTTAATATTTCTGACCTATAGTATTTTACAGCATAGCTATCGGTATATGGTCTTGATTGCTTTCATAATTGGCCTGATATATGACAGCTACTATATAGGTGTTTATGGAATCGCGAGTCTGTTGTTCCCGCTGATTGTCCTATTTGTTTATAACATCAGACAAACAGTGTTTGAAAATCGGTTAACGCGTATTTTTACAGTTATTATTATCGTGACCGCTTTTGAGTTTTTCTCAGCAGCTATCATGTTGCTGTTTCAACTGGCAACGTTTAATTTTGGAAATTATATCATCTATGAAATGGCACCGAGTCTTATTTTAAATGTCAGTTTTGCTGTTATACTGCAGTTTCCACTAGAAAAATTTTATGGTGTGACAAAAGGGAAAAGAACATTACAGCCATATAAAAAAATGTAA
- the pcsB gene encoding peptidoglycan hydrolase PcsB: MKKSLISTILLSTVILSAVSTTIVVAADDTDTKIAAQDAKIASTKSAETAAQSEVTSIQAQVDTLTAKQAKLKSDTENLLNESKKLDAKAQELTKEISQRDASLKAQARSAQTDGAATSYVDAVVSSKSLSDAVTRISAMRTIVKANDDMLKQQEAAKADLVKTVKSNQAKVDEGYKLKDQMDTQAKTLDTRQAELKVSQLNLSVERATAEGEKSSLLDQKAAAQAAVVEAAAAEKAYNDQATASASQAASQASGGSNTPAPVNPVNPVNPVNPVNPVNPVNPVTPDKPVNPPKPPTPPTPSGNNTYPVGQCTWGAKVLAPWAGNNWGNGAQWGSSAAAQGYRTGSQPQVGAIASWNDGGYGHVAVVTAVQSATSIQVSEANYAGNQSIGNYRGWFNPVNAQGSLTYIYPS, translated from the coding sequence ATGAAGAAAAGCCTAATCTCGACGATCTTATTGTCGACAGTTATATTATCAGCTGTGTCAACTACGATCGTCGTTGCTGCAGATGATACTGATACAAAAATTGCTGCACAAGATGCAAAAATTGCCTCGACGAAGAGTGCTGAAACAGCAGCTCAGTCAGAAGTGACGAGTATTCAAGCACAAGTTGATACGTTGACAGCAAAACAAGCAAAACTTAAATCAGATACAGAAAATTTACTAAATGAGTCTAAAAAACTAGATGCTAAAGCGCAAGAGTTGACGAAAGAAATTTCACAACGTGATGCGTCACTTAAAGCACAAGCACGCTCAGCTCAAACGGATGGTGCAGCGACTTCATATGTGGATGCTGTCGTTAGTTCTAAATCATTATCAGATGCAGTGACACGTATTTCAGCGATGAGAACGATTGTTAAAGCAAATGATGACATGTTGAAACAGCAAGAAGCGGCAAAAGCTGATTTAGTTAAAACAGTTAAATCAAATCAAGCAAAAGTTGATGAAGGCTATAAGTTAAAAGACCAAATGGATACTCAAGCTAAAACACTTGATACACGTCAAGCGGAGCTTAAAGTATCTCAGTTGAACTTATCTGTAGAGCGAGCAACTGCTGAAGGTGAAAAATCATCACTTTTAGATCAAAAGGCTGCTGCACAAGCGGCAGTAGTTGAAGCAGCGGCAGCTGAAAAAGCATATAATGATCAAGCAACAGCTTCAGCAAGTCAAGCAGCAAGTCAAGCCTCTGGTGGCAGCAATACGCCGGCACCAGTTAATCCAGTTAATCCAGTTAATCCAGTTAATCCAGTTAATCCAGTTAATCCAGTTAATCCAGTGACTCCTGATAAACCAGTAAATCCACCTAAACCACCAACACCGCCAACACCATCTGGGAATAATACATATCCTGTAGGTCAGTGTACTTGGGGAGCTAAAGTATTAGCACCATGGGCTGGTAACAACTGGGGTAACGGGGCGCAGTGGGGATCTTCAGCAGCAGCACAAGGCTACCGTACAGGTAGTCAACCACAAGTAGGTGCGATTGCATCTTGGAACGATGGTGGCTATGGTCACGTTGCAGTCGTTACAGCTGTTCAAAGTGCAACAAGTATTCAAGTCAGCGAAGCGAACTATGCAGGAAACCAAAGTATTGGTAATTATCGTGGTTGGTTCAATCCAGTAAATGCACAAGGTAGCTTGACATATATTTACCCAAGTTAA
- the secA gene encoding preprotein translocase subunit SecA, whose translation MANIIQNIIENDKKQLKKLHKMAEKVEAYEADYANLPDDVLQAKTSEFKTRYEAGETLDELLSEAFAVAREGAKRVLGLFPYHVQIMGGIVLHNGDVPEMRTGEGKTLTATMPVYLNAIAGKGVHVVTVNEYLSARDATEMGELYNWLGLTVGINSSTKSPAEKQEAYACDITYSTNSELGFDYLRDNMVTTFEEMSQRPLNFALVDEVDSILIDEARTPLIISGQAESSSALYYRADQFVKQLNGREDYEEGDDYKVDVQSKTIGLTEEGIDKAEKFFAIDNLYDLENAALTHYVDNSLRANYIMSLDYDYMVDENQEVLIVDQFTGRAMEGRRFSDGLHQAIEAKEAVPIQDESKTMASITYQNYFRMYKKLAGMSGTGKTEAEEFREIYNMQIIPIPTNMPVIRIDHSDLLYPTIESKFTAVVADVKDRHEKGQPILIGTVGVETSELISKRLVKAGIPHEVLNAKNHFREAQIIMNAGQNGAVTIATNMAGRGTDIKLGAGVVDHPEADYRGLAVIGTERHESRRIDNQLRGRSGRQGDPGVSQFYLSLEDDLMRRFGSERVAAVLDRFKIEGEDAVIKSRMITNQIEASQKRVEGNNYDSRKQVLQYDDVIREQREVVYKQRYEVITAKTDLTPHLFGMFDRTIDRLVAGQAPLGKLDEVGMQDLIVQVESNLLSDGAITATELENLSLDEIKALIFDKVKVVYCQQMDKLIDLERQLSFQQAVILRTVDTNWSDHIDQLDQMRQSVGLRGYAQNNPLVEYQQEAFSMFNNMIGAIEFEVTRLMMKAQIHPQSAVQQDNAPKVVTTASLENLTTVGSEQDTESEFDFSNVGRNDICPCGSGKKFKNCHGRMRTV comes from the coding sequence ATGGCAAACATTATTCAAAACATAATTGAAAATGATAAAAAACAGTTAAAAAAACTACATAAAATGGCTGAAAAAGTTGAGGCTTATGAAGCAGATTATGCAAACTTACCGGATGATGTCCTCCAAGCGAAAACATCAGAATTTAAAACACGTTATGAAGCTGGGGAAACCTTAGACGAGTTACTTTCTGAAGCGTTTGCAGTAGCACGTGAGGGTGCGAAACGTGTGCTAGGTCTTTTTCCTTATCATGTTCAAATCATGGGTGGTATTGTCTTGCATAATGGTGATGTGCCTGAGATGCGTACTGGTGAAGGTAAAACCTTGACTGCAACCATGCCTGTTTATCTGAACGCGATAGCTGGTAAAGGTGTCCATGTTGTAACAGTAAATGAGTACCTGTCTGCACGTGATGCGACTGAGATGGGCGAACTTTATAACTGGCTAGGACTTACAGTCGGCATTAATTCGTCAACTAAATCTCCTGCTGAAAAACAGGAAGCCTATGCATGTGATATTACCTACTCGACTAACTCAGAGTTAGGGTTTGATTATCTACGTGATAACATGGTAACGACATTTGAAGAAATGTCACAACGTCCGCTTAATTTTGCCTTAGTTGATGAAGTTGACTCGATTTTGATTGATGAAGCTAGAACACCTTTGATTATTTCAGGTCAGGCAGAAAGTTCTAGTGCACTTTATTATCGTGCAGATCAGTTTGTTAAACAACTAAATGGTCGCGAAGACTATGAAGAAGGCGATGATTATAAGGTTGATGTGCAATCTAAAACGATTGGCTTGACAGAAGAAGGCATCGATAAAGCTGAGAAATTCTTTGCGATCGATAACCTTTATGATCTTGAAAATGCAGCCTTGACACACTATGTGGATAATTCTTTACGTGCCAATTATATTATGTCACTTGACTATGATTATATGGTTGATGAAAATCAAGAAGTGTTGATTGTTGACCAATTTACAGGTCGTGCCATGGAAGGTAGACGTTTTTCTGATGGCCTTCACCAAGCGATTGAAGCCAAAGAAGCTGTTCCGATTCAAGATGAATCTAAGACGATGGCGTCTATTACCTATCAAAACTATTTCCGTATGTATAAAAAATTGGCAGGGATGTCAGGGACTGGTAAAACAGAGGCTGAAGAATTCCGCGAAATTTATAATATGCAAATTATTCCAATTCCGACAAATATGCCGGTTATTCGGATTGACCATTCCGATTTGTTGTATCCAACAATCGAGTCTAAATTCACAGCAGTTGTAGCAGATGTAAAAGATCGTCATGAAAAAGGGCAACCTATCCTGATCGGTACAGTCGGTGTGGAGACATCAGAATTAATTTCTAAACGACTAGTTAAAGCAGGAATTCCACATGAAGTCTTGAATGCTAAGAATCATTTTAGAGAAGCACAAATCATCATGAATGCTGGTCAAAACGGTGCGGTAACAATCGCGACCAATATGGCTGGTCGTGGTACGGATATCAAGCTCGGTGCTGGTGTTGTTGATCACCCAGAAGCTGATTATCGTGGTCTTGCTGTTATCGGGACTGAACGTCATGAATCCCGTCGTATTGATAACCAGTTACGTGGTCGTTCAGGTCGTCAAGGTGACCCAGGTGTGTCACAATTTTATCTATCACTGGAAGATGACCTCATGCGTCGTTTTGGTAGTGAACGGGTTGCGGCTGTTTTAGATCGTTTCAAAATCGAAGGTGAAGATGCGGTCATCAAGTCTCGTATGATCACGAATCAAATTGAAGCATCACAAAAACGCGTTGAGGGGAATAACTATGACTCTCGTAAGCAAGTTCTACAGTACGATGATGTCATTCGTGAGCAACGTGAGGTTGTTTATAAACAACGTTATGAAGTCATTACAGCTAAGACTGATCTGACACCACACCTATTTGGCATGTTTGATAGAACAATCGACAGATTAGTTGCTGGACAGGCGCCACTAGGTAAACTAGATGAAGTTGGTATGCAAGATCTCATCGTTCAAGTTGAGAGTAACTTACTATCAGATGGTGCCATTACAGCAACTGAACTTGAAAACTTGAGCCTAGATGAGATTAAGGCCTTGATTTTTGATAAAGTCAAAGTCGTCTATTGCCAACAAATGGATAAACTAATTGATCTAGAACGTCAACTGAGTTTCCAACAAGCCGTTATTCTTAGGACAGTTGATACCAACTGGTCAGACCATATTGACCAATTGGATCAAATGCGTCAAAGTGTCGGCTTACGTGGTTATGCCCAAAATAATCCGTTGGTAGAATATCAGCAAGAAGCATTTTCGATGTTTAATAACATGATTGGTGCAATTGAATTTGAAGTGACACGATTAATGATGAAAGCGCAAATTCATCCACAATCAGCAGTCCAACAAGATAATGCGCCTAAAGTTGTAACGACAGCTTCCCTAGAAAACTTGACGACAGTCGGATCAGAGCAAGATACTGAGTCTGAATTTGATTTTTCAAATGTTGGACGTAATGATATTTGTCCATGTGGTTCTGGTAAAAAATTCAAGAATTGTCATGGTCGAATGAGAACAGTTTAA